From the genome of Fervidobacterium thailandense, one region includes:
- a CDS encoding SPFH domain-containing protein: MYVVLLAIAVLLLIIAGTGIRIVRPYERGLIERLGKFKKEVKAGLHFIIPFFDKMIKVDMREHVIDVPPQEVITKDNVVVVVDAVIYYEVTDAFKSVYNVNNFEFATIKLAQTNLRNVIGELELDQTLTSRESINAKLRTVLDEATDKWGIRITRVEIKKIDPPKDIMEAMSKQMKAERTKRAAILEAEGIRQSEILKAEGEKQAAILRAEGEAEAIKKVAEANKYKLIAEAEGQAMAILNVFKAIHEGNPTNDLIAIRYLEALRDIANGQATKIFIPVETSSILASVGAIAELFKEQKPEVKKE; this comes from the coding sequence ATGTACGTTGTTTTATTGGCGATAGCCGTTTTGCTACTTATCATAGCTGGAACGGGAATCAGGATAGTCAGACCTTACGAACGCGGGTTGATTGAAAGACTTGGAAAATTCAAAAAAGAAGTGAAAGCGGGACTCCACTTTATCATCCCATTCTTCGATAAGATGATAAAAGTCGATATGCGTGAGCACGTGATTGATGTACCACCTCAGGAGGTCATAACCAAAGATAACGTTGTGGTTGTCGTGGACGCGGTCATTTACTACGAGGTCACTGATGCCTTCAAGTCCGTGTACAACGTCAACAACTTCGAATTTGCCACGATAAAACTCGCGCAAACGAACCTGAGGAACGTTATCGGCGAACTCGAGCTTGACCAAACCTTAACATCGCGTGAGAGTATCAACGCAAAGCTCAGAACAGTGTTAGACGAGGCAACCGACAAATGGGGAATTAGAATCACGCGTGTTGAGATTAAGAAAATCGATCCTCCAAAAGACATTATGGAAGCGATGAGCAAACAGATGAAAGCCGAGCGTACTAAGAGGGCTGCGATACTCGAGGCCGAAGGTATTCGACAGTCCGAAATCCTTAAGGCCGAGGGAGAAAAACAGGCTGCAATATTGAGAGCGGAAGGTGAGGCTGAGGCCATCAAGAAAGTTGCGGAGGCGAACAAATACAAACTCATCGCCGAGGCGGAAGGTCAGGCGATGGCGATACTGAACGTGTTCAAGGCAATTCACGAAGGTAATCCTACGAACGATCTCATCGCGATCAGGTACCTTGAAGCGCTACGCGACATAGCGAACGGACAGGCTACTAAGATATTCATACCGGTTGAAACATCTTCGATCCTCGCTTCCGTTGGAGCAATAGCCGAGCTGTTCAAAGAGCAAAAACCGGAGGTAAAGAAAGAATAA
- a CDS encoding NfeD family protein, whose protein sequence is MSPVAFWIVLGVVLMVIEIFTPTFFVFWFGLGSLAAAIVAYFWENTIVELLTFIIVSGALVLSTRKLAKKITGEQPRSINVDEIVGKEALVIERIDNKAGTGIVKVNGDMWRAMADDDDAQYEKGQKVVILKVEGAHVVVKSVEKQTTEETTQGQQ, encoded by the coding sequence TTGTCACCGGTTGCGTTTTGGATCGTGCTCGGGGTCGTGCTTATGGTCATAGAAATCTTTACTCCGACGTTCTTCGTATTCTGGTTTGGGCTCGGTAGTCTTGCCGCTGCTATAGTGGCGTACTTTTGGGAGAACACGATCGTAGAGTTGTTGACGTTTATAATAGTATCCGGTGCTTTAGTACTCTCGACAAGGAAACTTGCCAAAAAGATAACAGGCGAACAGCCAAGGAGCATCAACGTTGACGAAATCGTTGGTAAAGAAGCGCTCGTGATCGAGCGTATCGACAACAAAGCGGGAACCGGTATTGTCAAGGTAAACGGCGATATGTGGCGTGCGATGGCAGACGACGATGATGCACAATACGAAAAGGGGCAGAAAGTTGTGATATTAAAGGTCGAGGGCGCGCATGTTGTCGTCAAATCGGTTGAAAAGCAAACAACGGAAGAGACAACTCAAGGCCAACAATGA
- a CDS encoding HD-GYP domain-containing protein: MLSEKFVELFKSAFGFDPVCSGSEPTCIFQEGQKIYVKYQGRVVAEFEDDERDYGAILHYYAQKTGIITPLDKRVEELLRGLFANIIVLTEVEDRNGFSHSQRVAKIAEAFARYLGWSEERCEELRNHALLHDVGKIAIEQLMLYSPTRLREFEQHYEDHPIMGTIYLSIHETLWKYIPTVRSHHERWDGKGFPDGLKGEEIPLYARIIAIINYYDEVTNFVSADWDSELKTPEEALAEIEKLAGSWFDPELAQKFVKFMREEFLKTNG, from the coding sequence ATGCTGAGTGAGAAATTTGTGGAATTGTTCAAAAGTGCGTTCGGCTTCGACCCTGTGTGCAGTGGTTCGGAGCCGACCTGTATTTTTCAAGAGGGGCAAAAGATTTACGTGAAGTACCAAGGGCGCGTTGTTGCGGAGTTCGAAGACGATGAGCGCGATTACGGCGCCATATTGCATTACTATGCCCAAAAGACCGGTATCATCACTCCACTTGATAAACGGGTTGAGGAACTTCTCAGAGGGTTGTTTGCGAATATCATCGTACTCACCGAGGTTGAAGACCGTAACGGATTTTCGCACTCTCAGCGTGTGGCCAAGATCGCAGAGGCTTTTGCAAGGTACCTTGGATGGTCGGAGGAACGATGCGAAGAGCTCCGAAACCACGCACTCTTGCACGATGTTGGTAAGATCGCAATCGAGCAGCTGATGTTGTACTCACCGACGAGGTTAAGGGAATTCGAGCAGCACTACGAAGACCACCCCATCATGGGAACGATCTACCTATCGATTCACGAGACTCTGTGGAAATACATTCCAACCGTTAGATCGCACCACGAGAGATGGGATGGTAAGGGATTTCCGGATGGTCTGAAGGGTGAGGAGATACCTCTGTACGCAAGGATTATCGCGATCATAAACTACTACGACGAAGTTACCAATTTCGTTTCGGCCGATTGGGACTCGGAGCTCAAAACTCCCGAGGAAGCTCTCGCGGAGATCGAAAAGTTGGCAGGTAGCTGGTTTGATCCCGAACTGGCGCAGAAGTTTGTCAAATTCATGAGGGAGGAATTCCTGAAAACTAACGGATGA